One window from the genome of Carnobacteriaceae bacterium zg-84 encodes:
- the ybeY gene encoding rRNA maturation RNase YbeY: MNIDLIDETNQVSSEHADLVEEIIVFTSEYLSLPEQVECSVTFVDNKRIQEINKEYRGKDMPTDVISFALDDEVDGEVAIDLEKIDSMFPHHIGDIIISIDRAREQAQELGHSFERELGFLALHGFLHLNGYDHMTPEEEVEMFSLQKEILKTYGLGRDGRA; encoded by the coding sequence ATGAACATTGATTTGATTGATGAAACCAATCAGGTTTCTTCGGAGCATGCAGATTTAGTTGAGGAGATTATCGTTTTTACAAGTGAGTATTTATCTTTACCTGAACAAGTAGAATGCTCAGTGACATTTGTGGATAATAAACGTATTCAAGAAATAAATAAAGAGTATAGAGGTAAAGACATGCCTACGGATGTCATTAGCTTTGCGTTAGATGATGAGGTAGATGGAGAAGTAGCCATTGATTTAGAAAAAATTGATAGTATGTTTCCACATCACATTGGAGATATTATTATTTCCATTGATAGAGCTAGAGAACAAGCGCAAGAATTAGGACATTCCTTTGAAAGAGAATTAGGCTTTTTGGCATTACACGGCTTTTTACACTTGAATGGTTATGATCACATGACACCAGAAGAAGAAGTTGAAATGTTCAGTTTACAAAAGGAAATTTTGAAAACGTACGGATTAGGTCGTGATGGGCGTGCATAA
- a CDS encoding diacylglycerol kinase family protein, with translation MGVHKQTTKNKHFLQSLYHALHGVKTAFKEEKNMQKHVITACFVITLGFLLQCNISEWLWLIHCIVLVLILELLNTVAETLVDVLTEGKYYEWAKKVKDVAAGAVLIASVYAAIVGIMIFLPKLLT, from the coding sequence ATGGGCGTGCATAAGCAAACGACAAAAAATAAACATTTTTTACAGTCATTATATCATGCTTTACACGGTGTTAAAACGGCGTTTAAAGAAGAAAAAAATATGCAAAAGCACGTCATTACAGCGTGCTTTGTTATTACTTTAGGATTTTTATTACAATGTAATATATCAGAGTGGTTATGGTTAATACATTGTATTGTACTCGTATTGATTTTAGAACTTTTAAATACAGTAGCTGAAACATTAGTAGATGTTTTAACAGAAGGTAAGTATTATGAATGGGCAAAAAAAGTAAAAGATGTTGCGGCAGGAGCAGTGCTTATTGCATCTGTTTATGCGGCAATTGTAGGTATTATGATTTTTTTACCTAAATTATTAACATAG
- the era gene encoding GTPase Era, with product MKEKQFKSGFVAIVGRPNVGKSTLLNRIIGQKIAIMSDKAQTTRNKIQGVYTDKESQIIFMDTPGIHKPKHALGEFMIDAAYSALKEVEVVLFLVNASEPIGRGDKYIIERLKQVKAPVYLLINKIDLVHPDALLDIIDTYKSEMDFAQIIPISALQGNNVPEMIEILKNHLPEGPQYYPADQVTDHPEYFVVAEFIREKVLQLTKEEIPHSVAVVVDQMQRNEQGKIHVYATIIVERSSQKGIIIGKGGRLLKEIGTRARRDIEALLNDKIYLELWVKVQKDWRDKQSYLNDYGYKQKDYK from the coding sequence ATGAAAGAAAAGCAGTTTAAATCAGGATTTGTGGCGATTGTTGGTAGACCAAATGTCGGGAAATCGACACTATTAAATCGTATTATTGGTCAAAAAATTGCCATTATGAGTGATAAAGCACAAACAACACGAAATAAAATTCAAGGTGTTTATACAGATAAAGAAAGTCAAATTATTTTTATGGATACGCCGGGTATTCATAAACCTAAACATGCTTTAGGTGAATTTATGATTGATGCTGCATATAGTGCTTTAAAAGAAGTTGAAGTTGTTCTTTTTTTAGTTAATGCAAGTGAACCCATTGGACGAGGTGATAAATATATTATTGAGCGTCTAAAACAAGTAAAAGCACCTGTTTATTTGTTAATCAATAAAATTGATTTAGTACATCCAGACGCTTTACTTGATATTATTGATACCTATAAATCGGAAATGGATTTTGCACAAATTATTCCAATTTCTGCATTGCAAGGTAATAACGTGCCTGAAATGATAGAGATTTTGAAAAATCACTTGCCAGAGGGACCGCAATATTATCCAGCTGATCAAGTAACGGATCACCCAGAATATTTTGTAGTTGCTGAATTTATTCGAGAAAAAGTGTTACAATTAACAAAAGAAGAAATACCACATTCTGTTGCTGTTGTGGTAGATCAAATGCAACGGAATGAACAAGGTAAAATTCATGTTTATGCAACTATCATTGTAGAACGCTCTAGTCAAAAAGGAATTATTATTGGAAAAGGCGGACGATTATTAAAAGAAATTGGAACACGAGCAAGACGAGATATTGAAGCTTTACTAAATGATAAAATTTACTTAGAATTATGGGTAAAAGTACAAAAAGACTGGCGTGACAAACAAAGTTATTTGAATGATTACGGTTATAAACAAAAAGATTATAAATAA
- a CDS encoding cell division protein ZapA produces the protein MDTGKRRYKAVINGETYIIVGNKSDEHLKVATQLVDEQLTLLKQKSPKLSKVDCAVLLALNTVSKQLSQEQEIIRLQRKIAQLESKIKTLEDPEQLLIRGVHTFDQDVNVSVEKKEHMLVEQSLFSDDDYVPAIRKK, from the coding sequence ATGGACACAGGCAAAAGACGTTATAAAGCTGTGATAAATGGTGAAACATACATTATTGTTGGAAATAAATCTGATGAGCATTTAAAAGTAGCCACACAGCTTGTAGATGAACAGCTAACCTTATTAAAACAAAAATCCCCTAAATTATCTAAAGTGGATTGTGCTGTTTTATTAGCACTGAATACTGTATCGAAGCAATTATCTCAAGAACAAGAGATTATTCGTTTACAACGAAAAATTGCTCAATTAGAATCAAAAATTAAAACATTAGAAGATCCAGAACAGCTGCTTATCAGAGGGGTACACACATTCGACCAAGATGTGAATGTATCTGTTGAAAAAAAAGAGCATATGTTAGTGGAACAGTCACTTTTTTCTGATGATGACTATGTTCCAGCAATTAGAAAGAAATGA
- a CDS encoding CvpA family protein encodes MVNIVILLVLAIGVYSGARRGLILQAVHMAGYVVTLLIASTFYSSLSKTLEMIVPYPSDTTASAFSLYNLLKNVQFDKTFYNALAYVVILFIGWVITRIVAATLNKLSRIIVIKQLNTLGGAILGFVCNWIGLYFLFTLLSVVPIQSIQDVFSGTSFATFIVQHTPIISDIIMKTWLAYV; translated from the coding sequence ATGGTAAATATTGTAATTTTACTAGTATTGGCAATTGGTGTTTATTCAGGAGCAAGACGGGGACTTATTTTACAAGCTGTTCATATGGCAGGATATGTTGTCACATTGCTCATTGCAAGTACATTTTATAGTAGTTTGTCGAAAACATTAGAAATGATTGTACCATACCCTTCAGATACTACAGCAAGTGCATTTTCATTATATAATTTATTGAAAAATGTTCAATTTGACAAAACATTTTATAATGCACTAGCTTATGTTGTTATTTTATTTATAGGGTGGGTTATTACACGTATTGTTGCTGCTACTTTAAATAAATTAAGTCGAATTATTGTGATTAAACAGTTGAATACTTTAGGCGGTGCCATTCTAGGTTTTGTATGTAACTGGATAGGTTTATATTTTCTGTTTACTTTATTATCTGTTGTGCCGATTCAAAGCATTCAAGATGTCTTTAGCGGAACATCATTTGCGACATTTATTGTACAACACACACCAATCATTTCAGATATTATTATGAAAACGTGGTTAGCGTATGTATAA